A part of Gemmatimonas groenlandica genomic DNA contains:
- a CDS encoding TonB family protein → MIPLASLVGAALALNEQTATSPLRPCRDVVVAVFDTTVTWPSADSLVQFQIGRPGPEYPADLRSARNGRVVARFVVDTNGRVVKGSAMIVSESHRGFGRSVCQFLAQAQLKSPVVNGRKLTVEVSAAPFTFQYGSRD, encoded by the coding sequence ATGATTCCCCTCGCGTCATTGGTTGGCGCTGCGCTCGCGCTGAACGAGCAGACCGCGACGTCTCCGCTGCGGCCCTGTCGCGATGTGGTGGTCGCGGTGTTCGATACCACGGTGACGTGGCCCAGCGCCGACTCGCTCGTGCAATTTCAGATCGGACGCCCGGGACCGGAGTATCCCGCCGACCTCCGGTCGGCACGTAACGGCCGTGTGGTCGCGAGATTCGTCGTCGATACAAATGGCCGAGTGGTGAAGGGGAGTGCCATGATCGTCTCGGAGTCGCACCGCGGCTTCGGTCGATCTGTCTGCCAGTTTCTGGCGCAAGCCCAATTGAAGTCGCCGGTGGTCAATGGTCGAAAGCTGACCGTCGAAGTGTCAGCAGCGCCATTCACGTTTCAATACGGCAGCCGTGACTAG
- the rfaD gene encoding ADP-glyceromanno-heptose 6-epimerase: MKVVVTGAAGMVGSNIVHGLNAIGIDDVIAVDDLTDGQKYRNLNGAQISDYFDKSDFYHRFARGEFGKVDAVFHDGACSDTMEHNGRFMLDNNYRNSKDLLDACQLQGTRLLYASSAATYGGSASFREEPEFEQPLNVYGYSKLLFDNVVRRMLPSATSQVVGFRYFNVYGPREQHKARMASVAFHHFNQFRDTGKVRLFGEYGGYAPGEQSRDFVFVNDVVAVNLWFLEHPDQRGIFNLGTGRAQPFNDVAVSTVNAVRALRGEAALPINDLIAQGLLEYIAFPEALKGKYQCFTQADLTQLRSTGCDHRFADVATGIASYVTWLAAQPAA; the protein is encoded by the coding sequence ATGAAAGTTGTCGTCACAGGCGCCGCCGGCATGGTCGGCAGCAACATCGTGCATGGACTGAACGCCATCGGCATCGATGATGTGATCGCCGTCGACGATCTCACCGACGGCCAGAAGTACCGGAACCTGAACGGCGCACAGATCAGCGATTACTTCGACAAGTCCGACTTCTACCACCGTTTCGCGCGCGGCGAATTCGGCAAGGTCGATGCGGTGTTCCATGACGGCGCCTGCTCCGACACCATGGAGCACAATGGCCGCTTCATGCTCGACAACAACTATCGCAACTCGAAGGACCTGCTCGACGCCTGCCAGCTTCAAGGCACGCGACTGCTGTATGCCTCGTCAGCGGCAACGTATGGCGGCAGCGCCTCGTTCCGCGAGGAGCCCGAGTTCGAGCAGCCGCTCAACGTGTACGGGTACTCCAAGCTGCTGTTCGACAACGTCGTGCGCCGTATGCTGCCATCAGCCACCTCTCAGGTGGTGGGCTTTCGCTACTTCAACGTGTACGGACCGCGCGAGCAGCACAAAGCCCGCATGGCGTCGGTAGCATTCCACCACTTCAATCAGTTCCGTGACACCGGCAAGGTCCGCCTGTTCGGCGAATACGGCGGCTATGCGCCCGGCGAACAGTCACGCGACTTCGTCTTCGTGAACGACGTGGTCGCGGTCAACCTCTGGTTCCTCGAACATCCCGACCAGCGTGGCATCTTCAACCTCGGCACCGGCCGCGCACAGCCTTTCAACGACGTCGCCGTGTCCACCGTGAACGCCGTGCGCGCGCTGCGCGGTGAAGCCGCGCTCCCCATCAACGACCTGATCGCGCAGGGCCTGCTCGAATACATCGCGTTCCCCGAGGCGCTGAAAGGCAAGTATCAGTGCTTCACGCAGGCGGATCTCACGCAACTGCGCAGCACCGGCTGCGATCACCGCTTCGCGGACGTAGCCACCGGTATCGCGAGCTACGTAACGTGGCTGGCAGCGCAACCGGCGGCGTAA